Part of the Ochotona princeps isolate mOchPri1 chromosome 15, mOchPri1.hap1, whole genome shotgun sequence genome, CATGGAGGGCAGGGCAGGATCCAGGTTCTCTTTAGAGCTGGATAGGGAGGGGggtttccttcccttcccctccctcactTCTGGGGCAGGCACACCTCTCAAGATACAGGGGGACAAATGGGCCATGCTTGGAACAAGCACCCATCTGTGGGCCTGAGGGTAGAAGCGGGGTGCTGTCCTGTCTTTCCAGTTGGGAGCTCTGGTCTGCGGGCATTGGGCATTTACCTCTCcacatggaagcgggaaatgagGCAGGGCACGCCGCGGCCCGCAGGGACCCTATACATGGGGATGGAGGGTTGGGCATGGGGTCAGGTCCCCAGGGCGCCCTGACCCCCGCGGGTGGGGGTGGGTGCAAGGAGCGCAAGGCCAGACAGACCCTGGCTCAGGCCTCCAGGGACGAGCCCGGCGCAGCAGTGCGCCGCTCCCTTCCCTCCCGGGCTCCCTTCCCTCCCGGGCGGCGGCCGCCTCGGATTTCCGGAGGGACCAGCGGGCGGGGGCGTCACGTGCGTGTGGCCCGGGGGCCGGTTGGTccgcgggcgggggaggggtcgGCGGGGGCCGGGACCGGAGGGCGCGCGGGGTCAGGGGTCCCAGGTGCTGGGGGCGGCCTTGGCCGACCATGAGCTCGCCGCCGCCCGCCCGCAAGGGCTTCTACCGCCAGGAGGTAACCAAGACCGCCTGGGAGGTGCGCGCCGTGTACCAGGACCTGCAGCCCGTTGGCTCGGGCGCGTACGGCGCCGTGTGGTGAGCACGGGCCGCGGGCCGGGCGGGGGTCGGCAGGCCCGGCCTGGCCGCTAAGCACTGCGCCCCGCAGCTCGGCCGTGGACAGCCGCACCGGCGCCAAGGTGGCCATCAAGAAGCTTTACCGACCCTTCCAGTCGGAGCTGTTTGCCAAGCGCGCCTACCGCGAACTGCGCCTGCTCCAGCACATGCGCCACGAGAACGTGAGTCCGCGGGGTCGTGTCGAGCCCCGCCGGGCCCGCCTCCTGCCGCCGGGACCCTCCCACCGGCCTCGGGTCCCCCCGCCCCACCCGGGGCGCGTGGGGCGCACAGGGCGGGGTTCCCCGAGGAGGGTGGCCAGCACACGGCCCTGCACCCTTGGGCCTGCACCCTTGTTACCTTGCCGTCaacatggggtgggggaggcacagcTCCTGTCTCTCCAGGCAGGGTTCCCTGGGGCTTTGGGGTCTGCCCCTGCCAACCACCAAGTCAAGCTGGTCTGGCCCACAGGGTTGCCCCGTCTCGGGGCGGTGGCTCCGGCGGTCAGTAGACGTTCTGGTCTCTGAGGTCAAGGGGGCTGCCAGACCCCTGGGAGAAGGACACTTGTGTCCAGGCAACTGACCCCTGGGTTGTTGGCCACTTCCACACTGGGTGGCCCTGGTGAAGCCCCATAGTCTCCACGACCACCACATCTCCCTGGCCCAGGGAACACCCATTGTGGGGTGCCCTCAGCCCCACCTGGGCCTGGTCTCAGCATGCCCCCACTGGGACTTAGCACCCTGCCTGTCCAGTCAGGGGCTCGACTTTCCCTGATCCACCTGTGCTCCTGCTGTCCCCACAGGCTTCCTGAACCACCTGCAGGTCTGCCAGTTGGACCTGAATGCCTGGCTCAGGGGctcaggggctgcaggggctgcaggggccccaGTCCTGCCCCCTTGCTGCCCTCCCTGGTTCAGCTCCCTCCGAAGTGAACCTTACCTGGTTGCATCTTCAAGGCCTTACTGGCCTCCCTCCACATGTCCCTCGGGCTCTGCTTTCTGTTGGGCCACCTTGCCTGGGGACCCTGCCGCCAAGTTGCTGTCCCCACTCTGGCCTGTGGCTGTGGTACCTGTCTGCtgtccctgtcccctgccctccagggCTGGCTGTCACTGTGTCGTCACTGTTGGCAGAGGCCATGGCTCCAGAAGGGCCTGCCGCATGCTGACTCTCCAGGGATCTGCCCCATCCTGGTCCAGCAGCAAGCGGACAgtgagaggaagagggggaggaagggccAAGGGCTGGGAGCCCATGGGGCGCTCAGAGCCAGCCCGGACTtggggctgcccctcccccagagaATCTCAGCTGTCACTGTGCAAAAatagctgtgcatgtgtgtgcaggtgccGGACGGGCTAGTGGGGgctagcctgtgtgtgtgtgtctgtgtgtaggtgccagggccaggctggtggGAGATGTGAGGACAGCTGCAAGGGGTCTTGCCCAGCGTCCTTGCTTCCTCCGCTGCCCCCCAACCTGGCCCCCTGGTCCCGCAGGTGATCGGCCTACTAGATGTGTTCACACCGGACGAGAGCCTGGATGACTTCACAGACTTGTGAGCACTGCCAGGCGAGGAGGGGGGCAGGGGCACCGGCTCAAGGCTCTTGGCTGGTAGGGGCCCTTGCCCCATAGCCAGGTTGGCTGCTGCGACACAGCCTGTCCACCCCATGTCCAGACCACTGTCCACATGCTCTGGGTACATgggcactgccctcccaggtatgGCATGGATGCTGGGGCCATTCCTGGCAATGAAGATGTAAGCCTGGTTAATAGGCAGGTCCCATGCTCTGGACCCTGGACCACGTGTGTGGCCTGTAACTGGAGCTACTGCCCTTGGCCAGTGGCTGGTGGAGAAGTGGCAGGGAGGTccctcctgctccagccctggccgctTCATTCTGCTGTGGGCCCAGAGCCCAGGACCAGGCCTGGGAAGagctgcagagggcagcaggcTCCTTGTCACTGACAGCCCAGGTCAGTGTGTCTTCCGGGGGGCAGCACCTTTCACCTGCCCAGCCCACTCTCCGGCCACCCCGACGCTGCTCCCAGTCTTCTGGTTGAGAGTTCAGAGTGGGCTGTGTTTGAGGGTGGATGGGGACCTGGGTGAGACTGACGGGTAGGACCCGGCGGCCAGTGGTGGCCAGGTGCCACAGGGTGCCCATCCAAAGGGGCAGAGTGCCTCAGGATCTGGCCTTCTCTGCAGCTACTTGGTGATGCCATTCATGGGCACTGACCTGGGCAAGCTCATGAAACATGAGAAGCTGAGCGAGGACCGCATCCAGTTCCTGGTCTACCAGATGCTGAAGGGGCTGAAGGTGGGAGCTGCTGGTCTGGTTGGGGGCTTGGGGCCCTGGGCTCTGGGATGCTGACAGCTGCTGTCTCCACAGTATATCCACGCCGCTGGCGTCATCCACAGGGTGAGTCCTGAGAGTGGGTCCtgagggtgggggctgggcacCTCTGCCCTTCCCGGAAAAGACCCCCGTCGGTGGTGCCTGGGCTCTGGGCCCTGTGTGTGCTTGGCCCATCCTTCTGCTCCAGGACCTGAAGCCTGGCAACCTGGCCGTGAATGAGGACTGTGAGCTGAAGGTATGTGGCCTGGCCCTAGAGGGAGACCTGCACCCCCAGGCCTGGGAAGGGCTGGGCAGTGCTGCAGGGCACAGCATCCTCCATAGCACTTCCCAGCTAGGGCAGTCCTGAGGAGGCCCCTTTGATGGGAGAGGGCACAGGAGGGGCTTGGGGAAGGTGGTGCAGCCctagccaggagctcctgggtcgCTGTGGGTGTTGCTTGCTGCCTTGGGCCAGCAGTTGGGCTGGTTTCTCCATTCCTCCTGTTCGGTTTCTTCCCGCAGATCCTGGACTTCGGCCTGGCCAGGCAGGCTGACAGCGAGATGACCGGTTATGTGGTGACGCGGTGGTACAGGGCTCCTGAGGTCATCTTGAATTGGATGCACTACACACAGACAGGTAAGAGCCTCCCGAACTGTTGACTCCAGCTTGCTCCTACAGCCAATGGGGGCTGGAAGCTGGGGATGGGGGCGACAGGTGCTGACGGCTTCCCCTCTCAGTGGACATCTGGTCAGCGGGCTGCATCATGGCCGAGATGATCACGGGCAAGACGCTATTCAAAGGCAATGACCGTATCCTCCAGCTGTGGGGTGTCAGGGTGCGGGTGGCCCCTGCTCCCCGTCCCCGACCATGTCCTCCAGCTGTGGGTGTTGGGGTGCGGGTGGCCCCTGCTCCCCGTCCTTGAGGTGTGCTCCTGAACTCAGGCCAGACCTGGACCAGCTGAAGGAGATCATGAAGGTGACTGGGACACCACCGGCTGAGTTTGTGCAGAAGCTACAAAGTGCCGATGTCAGTGGGGAGTCGGGGGTGAGGCCggccaggctggggtggggggccacCTCTCACCTGGTCTCTCCTGACAGGCGAAACAGTATGTGCAGGGCCTCCCTGCGTGTGAGAGGAAGGACTTGTCCTCTGTGGTGACCAACGCAAGCCCCCTGGGTAGGGCAGGATGGTGGGGTGAGGCAGGACCAGGGAGTGGGGTCTGGGAGGCTGGCCTGACACCCCTGCCTCTCTCACCTCTGCCCAGCTGTGCAGCTTCTGGagaagatgctggtgttggacggGGACCAGCGGGTGACGGCAGCTGCGGCCCTGGCCCACCCCTACTTCGAGTCACTACATGACACGGAGGACGAGCCGCAGCCTCAGAAGTATGATGAGTCGTTTGATGACGTGGACCGCACCTTGGATGAGTGGAAGAGTGAGTTGTGCCAGGTGCCCCCACAGCAGGCACCCCCACACGTGGCCAGGCACACAGCCTGTCCCTTAGGTATCCCCACAGGTAGTCAGGCACATAGCTCCCACCCGGGTACCCCCACACGTGGCCAGGTACACAGTCTCCACCCAGGTACCCCCACAGCCAGCCAGGCACACAGCCCCCACTCAGGTGCCCCCACAGGTTGCCAGCCACACAGCCCCCACCCAGGTGCTCCCACAGGTTGCCAGCCACACAGCCCCTACCCAGGTGCCCCCACAGCCAGCCAGGCCAGAGCAGAGTGCAGGCCGAGTAGAGTGGGACTCCCAGGTCACCAAAGCCAGAAATCTGTCCACCTGGAAGTTCCTCTGTACGCTTGTCCCAGGGCCCAGCGTGTTCCCGCCCGGCCACCTGGAGGTCCCTGTGCCCGCTTGTCTCAGGGACCAGCCCATTCCCGCCCGACCAGCAGAGGTCCCAGGGCCCAGCCGGTTCCTGCTCTTCCTGGAGTGCTGAGGCCTTGGCTCCATGAAGCTGTCCTGGCTGCAGAGCCTTGCTGGTCAGCAGCATGCAGTGCTGGGACAAGTCGCAGGCGGATCCAGGCCACAGGATCTGcaccccagggtgggggtgggaggaacccTCCATTCCCAGCACCCCCGACAGCATGTTCCTGCTGCCCGACAGGAAGCCACAGACCACAGACCCCTCCCCGTGGTTGCCACACACACAGATCATCACGACTCCTGGCTGAGGCGTGGCCTGACGTGGGAAAGTTCACTTGGGCTGGGGCGGTGTGGGGTGAGGGCTCGGCTCCCTGGCCCTCAGAGCCCAGGCTGAGGTTTACTGTCCattgtctgccttcccaggtgtcacTTACAGGGAGGTTCTGCGCTTCAAGCCCCCGAGGCAGCTGGGAGCCAAGGTCTCCAAGGAGACGGCCCTGTGATGACCCCCACTGGACCTCTGCTGGGGCTTATGTCCCAAGACCCCCCAGGATCTATGGACCTCTGTGCTCCCTTAGCCCCGGAGGAGCGTCCAAATGCAAGCTGAACACATCCTGGGCTGGACTTTGAACACAGGAACCTCTGTGCTGGCAAGGGTCAGGCTATGTGCTGACCTTGGAACCACAGATGCCCAGCCCCCGAGGAGCAGGAATGCAGGGACCCTACTCTGCCTGCACCCCACACTGTAAATGGGGATTTGGCATGCCCAGGGGCCTGGAAGGGAATAAATGTGTTTGGGCCTCCCCGTCTGGCTGTGCAGCTTGGCTGCAGGCACCTTAGTCAGGGCTCCGTCCAGCCCTGGTCCCCAGGCTGTGCTGGTACACCTGGAGCCCCCGAGATGGGGCTTTGCCATGTGACTTCCATCATTGCCAggctctgagccaggagccaggccaggtGGGGTCTGCACCCACAGCACCCCAGCTCTAGCCTGCACTGCCCTCTGCAGGCCGATGGTGGTGAGGGAGGTTACACTGGTGTTCCTCCACCCTCCTGGGCTATGCCCTCTGGGCACAGGCAGGTAGCCCTCCAGATGGGGCCAAGGCCACCCTTGTGGGCATCTGGCCCTCCACCCTTGGGCCACTGTCCACATCACAGAAGTCCACAGTTGCAGGACCATAGCTTGGCAGATGGCTCCAGGAACCTCTAGGGGTGCCCAGAAAACCCGTTGGGGGTACCCCGACTTTTGGCCAAGGCCTGAGGACCCCGTGGTGTGCACTCGCACTTAATTCACCCTCCACCCCTCGTGGACTTAACACTTTCCCTGCCTCCATCGCGTGCTTGCACAGTCCAAGCTGCCAGGGTGCTTGGGTTTGCCCGGAGGGTGGGACCGGGAACGGGGCGGAGCCCGGCCCGAGTCTGCGGAAGCGGGAAGTCACCGAGGGATCCCGCTGCTCTGTGCTGGGCGTGCGCGTGGTGTGGCAAGGTCCTCCAGCGGGTTGGTCGCTCTGTGGCGGCTACCCGGCCCGTGCCTGCGCCTGCACCCGCCCGCCTCTCTCGAGCTCGCCCAGCGGCCTCCGCCGGCCATGAGCACTGCGCTCGTGTACCACGAGGACATGACGGCCACGCGGCTGCTGTGGGACGAGTAAGTGCGGCCCGGGCGGGGGCGGTGGGGCGCGGGCTGCGCGCTGAGCTGCCCGTCTGCCCCAGCCCAGAGTGCGAGATTGAGCGTCCTGAGCGCCTGTGCGCTGCACTGAGTGGCCTGCAGCTGGCCGGCCTGGAGGACAGGTGCCTGCGCGTGTCTGCTCGTGAGGCGTCAGAAGaggagctgggcctggtgcaCAGGTCAGAccctgcctgggaccctgcccgGGTCTGCAGGGGTCTTGTCCTACACTCCTCCCAACCTGCTGCTTTGCTGTCAGGTGCGAGGGGTGGGAAGGTCCCTGCCCCCTGCGCCTTGTCCACCTCAGCAGGTGATGCCTTCTGCCTGTTACAGTCCTGAGTACGTGGCCCTGGTGCAGGGGACCCAAGGCCTGACTGAAGGAGAGCTCAAGGTGTTGTCTGGGAAGTTTGATGCTGTCTACTTCCACCCGGTGGGTGCCCTCTCTGCACCCCCATCTGGCTACCCAGCCAGTGTCCCTGGGGCCAGACCCTGCATATGCCTGGGGCCCGGCAGCCTGGTGTCCATGGGGGCGTcctgggcagcaggaggctgAGCTGCATGCCTGCCCCCTCAGGAGACCTTCCACTGTGCCCGGCTGGCTGCAGGGGCTGCGCTGCAGCTGGTAGACGCCGTGCTGACAGGGACAGCACGCAATGGACTGGCCCTGGTGAGGTGAGGTCCgcccctttcccttcctttgcCATGTCCTGTGGTCATGACCCCGATTGTGTCCTGGGCTCTTCTCCTCCCCGCAGGCCTCCTGGGCATCACAGCCAGAGGGCAGCAGCCAATGGGTTTTGTGTGTTCAACAACGTGGCCCTGGCAGCCCAGCATGCCAGGCAGAGGCATGGGCTGGACAGGTGTGTGCCAGCTGGACTGAGCATGAGGGCAAGGGGGTACAGAGTGGGCCTGGCTGGGGTGTGGGGGCAAGGGGATAGGACAGGTGTGGCCCGGCTGAGTGGGGGCCCAGTGACTGTGGGGTTGGGCAGTGTCCCCATCACGCCCTGGCCGTCTGTCCCCAGGATCCTGATCGTGGATTGGGATATCCACCATGGACAGGGCATTCAGTACACCTTCGAGGATGACCCTGGGTAAGCCCTGGCCGGCCACAAGTCCAGTGCAAGACCCACCTTGTGCTCGGCAGGAGCCATGGAGCTGTCCTAGCCGCTGACCCCTGATCCTGGCTACTTGCCTGCAGCGTCCTGTACTTCTCCTGGCACCGCTATGAGCACGGACGCTTCTGGCCCTGCCTGCGAGAGTCGGATGCGGATGTGGTCGGGCGGGGGTCGGGCAGCGGTTTTACGGTCAACCTGCCCTGGAACCAGGTGCTGCCCTATACCCGTCCACATCCCCTGGGGTGGGAGCTGCCCTGGGCGGGGCTGTGCCCTGTACCTGTCCACATCCCCCGGGGTGGAGCTGCCCTGGGTGGGGCTGTGCCCTGTACCCGTCCACATCCCCCGGGGTGGGGGCTGCCTGGGTGGGGCTGTGCCCTGTACCCGTCCACATCCCCCAGGGTGGAGCTGCCCTGGGTGGGGCTGTGCCCTGTACCCGTCCACATCCCCCGGGGTGGGGGCTGCCCTGGGCGGGGCTGTGCCCTGTACCCGTCCACATCCCCCGGGGTGGGGgctgccctgggcagggctgtgctgaCATCTGTCTGTAGGTAGGGATGGGGAACGCCGACTACGTGGCTGCCTTCTTGCACGTGCTGCTGCCACTGGCCTTTGAGGTGCCTGCCCCGCGGCTGGGGGCTTGTGGGGGTGGATGTCTGCGGGGGTGCAGTCCAGCCTctgcctcacccctccccacctgACTTGGCCTGCAGTTTGACCCTGAGCTTGTGGTGGTCTCCGCGGGATTTGACTCAGCTATTGGGGACCCTGAGGTGAGAGCCTGGCTGCGCTGGGAGGGGCTGGAATCCCGGGGCCCAGGGGCCACATGTGCTGTTGGTTCCAGGGGGAGATGCTGGCCACCCCGGAGTGCTTCGCCCACCTCACAcggctgctgcaggtgctggctggAGGCCGGGTCTGCGCTGTGTTGGAGGTGAGGATGGTGGGTAGTGGGCCTCAGCAGGGTCTTCCCGGGGAGACCCCTGCCAGTGACCTGCCCCAATCCCACCCCCAAGGGCGGCTACCACCTGGACTCCCTGGCACAGTCAGTGTGCATGACAATGCGGGCGCTGCTAGGCGACCCCATCCCCCCTCTGTCGGGGCCCATGGTGCCGTGTCACAGGTGCGAGGGGTATGAGGGGCTGGGGGGCTGTATGGGGGTAACAGGTGCGAGGGGCTGGGGGCTGTATGCGGGTAACAGGTGCGAGGGGCTGGGGGGCTGCATGGGGGTAACAGGTGCGAAGGGCTGGGGGAGCTGCACAGGGGTAACAGGTGTGAGGGGTATGAGGGGCTGGGGGGCTGCACGGGGGTGGAGATTGGGTCTCACTGCTGCTTCTCCCCACAGCGCCCTGGAGTCCATCCAGCGTGTCCGAGCAGCCCAGGCTCCCCACTGGATGAGCCTGCAGTCCCAAGGTGTGGATGGGCAGGCCTCAgctgggctaccatgctgtgcCTGTGACCCCTACTCACCTCCAGAAGCAAGGCCCTCCACTCTACCACCCAGCAGTCCTGCGTGTGAGCCGGTAGCAGTTGTCCCAAGCCCTCTCCTGGACAagctgcagccctgctccccaccccccatccGAACAGCCGTGGCCCTGACTGTGCCAGATactgccctgctcctgcccccaggAGTGCTCCATCAGGTGGGGTCAGTGccgagagaagagacagaagcctgGGCCAGGTGAGCAGGCAGGCTTGTGGCGGGGGGAGGACGTGGGAGAGCCAGGTGTGGCTAACGGGTGTTGCTTGACGACCACCGCAGGCCACGTGAGTCCCTGGCCCAGGACGAGGCCTGCACTGTGCTCGGCAAACTCCTGCACCTCTTGGACGGGATCCTGGACGGGCAGGTAGAGCCAACTGCCTGGTGGCGCTGCCACCCTGGCCTGTCTAGACGGCTGGGTGCTGAAGACAcatgtgggggtgtgtgtgttggtgttggCCAGGGTCCCTGCCCAGGTCAGCCTCGGAGACAGGGGCTGTAAGTGTCCCCTGGCTCCTTAGCCCCTCACACAGCAGGGAACTTTTGGCAGTGGGGCAGTTGGGCCCCAGAGAGGCAGGATTAGGGTCACCCACCACCACATGACCAGGGTCCATGGAGAGGGAGGAGTGTGGCTATGCCCTGGCCTGGGCTCCACAGCCAGCCTTTGTTCCCAGGTGAGCAATGGCCTAACACTCATCCCTGGCCAAGCTGTAGCAGCTGCCCTGGATGTGGTCATTCGGCGAGCTCTGTCCCATGGAAGCCAGAGGTATGTCCCCCATCTCAACCCCAAGGGCAGGGCCCTAGCTGGCCAGGAAGGAGCCCTCTGGGAAGGATGGTCCTTCCTGGTCTAAGGTTGCGTCTCCCTCCAGACTgctgtgcctggccctggggcagctggATCGGCCGCTGGAACTCGCTGACGATGGGTAAGATGTTGACTCGTGCATGTGCCGTGCTTCTCAGGTCATGTGAGCCGAACCACCCGCCCCCGCCCCGGGGAAGGGAGGACGGAGGACAAGATGCAGATGAAGGACTTGGTGCAGCTGGGACGGTGCCAGTCAGGCCTTGAGCACCGCAGCCCCGCTGCCCAGGCCCCGGGGTGAAGTGGTATCCAGGCACAATGGTGAcatcctgcccagccctggggtgACACAGTGCTTTGTCCCTGAAGGAGGACTCTGTGGCTCAGCATCAAGGACCAGGCAGCGGCTGCCCCATCCCCGTTCCACATCTGCGTGCCACTGCCAGGGGTGAGTGGCCAAGCCCCATGGCGGGGCAGGCCGTGGGCTCCTTGCTCACTCACACTTGGCAGCCCCGAGGCTGGGCGGTGGGGCGGTTCCAGT contains:
- the MAPK12 gene encoding mitogen-activated protein kinase 12, with protein sequence MSSPPPARKGFYRQEVTKTAWEVRAVYQDLQPVGSGAYGAVCSAVDSRTGAKVAIKKLYRPFQSELFAKRAYRELRLLQHMRHENVIGLLDVFTPDESLDDFTDFYLVMPFMGTDLGKLMKHEKLSEDRIQFLVYQMLKGLKYIHAAGVIHRDLKPGNLAVNEDCELKILDFGLARQADSEMTGYVVTRWYRAPEVILNWMHYTQTVDIWSAGCIMAEMITGKTLFKGNDHLDQLKEIMKVTGTPPAEFVQKLQSADAKQYVQGLPACERKDLSSVVTNASPLAVQLLEKMLVLDGDQRVTAAAALAHPYFESLHDTEDEPQPQKYDESFDDVDRTLDEWKSVTYREVLRFKPPRQLGAKVSKETAL
- the HDAC10 gene encoding polyamine deacetylase HDAC10, which encodes MSTALVYHEDMTATRLLWDDPECEIERPERLCAALSGLQLAGLEDRCLRVSAREASEEELGLVHSPEYVALVQGTQGLTEGELKVLSGKFDAVYFHPETFHCARLAAGAALQLVDAVLTGTARNGLALVRPPGHHSQRAAANGFCVFNNVALAAQHARQRHGLDRILIVDWDIHHGQGIQYTFEDDPGVLYFSWHRYEHGRFWPCLRESDADVVGRGSGSGFTVNLPWNQVGMGNADYVAAFLHVLLPLAFEFDPELVVVSAGFDSAIGDPEGEMLATPECFAHLTRLLQVLAGGRVCAVLEGGYHLDSLAQSVCMTMRALLGDPIPPLSGPMVPCHSALESIQRVRAAQAPHWMSLQSQGVDGQASAGLPCCACDPYSPPEARPSTLPPSSPACEPVAVVPSPLLDKLQPCSPPPIRTAVALTVPDTALLLPPGVLHQVGSVPREETEAWARPRESLAQDEACTVLGKLLHLLDGILDGQVSNGLTLIPGQAVAAALDVVIRRALSHGSQRLLCLALGQLDRPLELADDGRTLWLSIKDQAAAAPSPFHICVPLPGTTGGFLSCLLGLVLPLAYSCRPDLVLLALGPGHGLQEPRAALLAAALQGPAGGRVLALVEEVRPAVGGEAGGQRAGPCAPPPLAQECSPQLATALALALHGAALPSLGPFCRASPEDSRALTHLRGQLEPRWEMLRVSGGPRREPRPLSKAR